AGTGACATCCATTTCGGGAGAGTTGCCGCTTGCTGGCTAGttggctagcttttttttttttttttttttttttccgcgtcAGCCGTGCAAAGTGCCATGTcggaaaaatgcattttctCAACACACACATGAGCTGCTAATCAATTGCAGAGCCACCTGCAAATGTTAAGTGTGGGGGAATGTCTATCAACTAATGCGAAGTGACCACCATCAATTGTGTAATCTCCCCACTCGTCTGTACGATCCGTAGTTTACTCGGTGCCGCGTTCATCTGGAGGACCAAGCGGGCGAGAAAGACCGCTTGCATTTGTTTCCACGAATGGATACAGCCCACCTTAACCAGACACAACAATTTGGTAACATCCATTTTTACCCTTCTGTGAAAGTCCTACCGAGTTATCCCCATGACATTTTTGCTCCGTTCTTTTTCCTGCGCTATGTTTGCAGTTTCGAATGTTACATATAAAACGGTGCCGTCATAGGTtggctcaaaaaaaaaaaaggtgcgtGCAGGTACACATGGGTTGTACGCTCCTGAAGGGGATAAAACTGCTGTACAGCAAAGCGTAttggatgaaaaaaaggatcacCTCCCTCCTTCCACCCCACAGTTGATtctcaccaaatgggggtaaCTCCCTCCGTTCGCCTGCCAGAGGTGAAGCACATCAAACTGGATTTCCGCAAAATTGTTTCGTTACACATGAGGGGGGGAATAATTTGACGCACCGCCACCCACTGTGGTgccttcaaaatgggggaaagggacttccccccccataaCACCTACACCcaggttattttttttttgctttaaattatttctttactAGACAACGGTGACACGGGCGAAAaggtatttctttttttttttttttacaaagggGGGCACACCCTGTTGGGTGACTTCACATCGCGACAAAACTGAGCTACGGGTGAGCATACACGTACGCATAATACGTAACTACGATTAGAGGCTTTTTCTTCCGCTTGAAATTTTAAGAGCCGCGAAAGTTCGTGCTTGCCCaaatcgcttttttttttttttttttttttttttccttccgttAAACTgctcaactttttttttttttacccccgaTTTTTGCCTATCCCATTTTGAGTGACGCGAAACTGCATGTTGGTTGGAGCTTCCCAAGAAGGCGCAAAATAAAAGCACATCATTtggcatacatatgtatacatgcCAAAGTACATACAAACGCGCGTACTTCCCTGTTGGCTGCTTTCCTACGGCGTGCCGCCTAATTTTCCCTGCTTGCTTTGCCCCCTCGAAGCATGATTCACTTCGTGCTGCTCATCAGTCGGCAGGGGAAAACGAGGCTAGCGAAATGGTACATCCCATTGTcgcaaaaggagaaggcgAAGATAATTCGGGAGACGTCCCAGATTACGCTGAACAGGACGCCCAAGCTCTGCAACTTTGTCGAGTGGAGGGAGTACAAGCTCGTGTTTAAAAGGTTTGCCCGCTTACATTCCCGAGTGAATGCACGCATGTGAGGGGCGGCCAAGCCGGTGTGCTTCCACATTACATGTGCCTCCACCCCATATGTGCTTCCACCCCGCATGTGACTCCACCCCActtgtgcctcccccccacgcagaTACGCCAGCCTCTTCTTCATCGCCTGCATCGACAAGGGAGATAACGAGCTAATTACGCTCGAAATAATCCACCACTACGTTGAAATTTTGGACAAGTACTTTGGCAATGTGTGCGAACTGGACTTAATATTTAACT
The DNA window shown above is from Plasmodium vivax chromosome 9, whole genome shotgun sequence and carries:
- a CDS encoding clathrin assembly protein AP19, putative (encoded by transcript PVX_091540A) — translated: MIHFVLLISRQGKTRLAKWYIPLSQKEKAKIIRETSQITLNRTPKLCNFVEWREYKLVFKRYASLFFIACIDKGDNELITLEIIHHYVEILDKYFGNVCELDLIFNFHKAYYLLDEILVTGELQESSKKNILRVVSAQDSLMEDTKSSKKLGSLI